The following are from one region of the Vibrio rarus genome:
- a CDS encoding DUF481 domain-containing protein, whose amino-acid sequence MCSVPHAEEREDTDIASPSPFKSEVEFGYQSHSGNSDSQSLNSRISGEYIKNRYRLNGEWKYYLLYKDGAEDKRQSTYDLQGDYKLGSKSYAYSSFSGYDSKYSAYFTDYTVSLGLGYQITNTKYVLIEGELGPGYRYQKPNLDEIGDDDIIFPETVQEPIIRGKLSMVWKPIKSLSLGGNLTIAAGESNTRTDTELSVINAITEDIALKIVHNRQYHNKVPDGLSNTDSVFSVNLLFLF is encoded by the coding sequence ATGTGCTCAGTACCTCACGCGGAAGAGCGTGAAGATACGGATATCGCAAGCCCTTCCCCCTTTAAAAGTGAAGTGGAGTTTGGCTATCAGTCTCACTCTGGTAATTCAGACTCTCAGTCTTTGAACTCGCGTATCAGCGGAGAATACATAAAGAACCGTTACCGTCTCAATGGTGAGTGGAAATATTATTTATTATATAAAGATGGCGCGGAAGATAAGCGGCAATCCACTTATGATCTTCAAGGAGACTACAAACTTGGTTCAAAGAGCTACGCTTATTCCAGTTTTAGTGGTTATGACTCTAAATACAGTGCCTATTTTACCGACTATACCGTATCACTCGGTTTAGGTTATCAAATCACCAACACTAAGTACGTACTCATAGAGGGGGAATTGGGCCCTGGTTATCGCTACCAAAAGCCAAATCTTGATGAAATTGGGGATGATGACATTATCTTTCCTGAAACTGTTCAAGAGCCGATTATTCGTGGCAAGCTGTCTATGGTATGGAAGCCTATTAAATCTTTATCCCTCGGCGGTAATCTCACCATAGCTGCGGGGGAAAGTAATACTCGAACGGATACCGAGCTGTCTGTAATCAATGCCATTACTGAAGATATTGCTCTGAAAATCGTTCATAACCGTCAATACCATAATAAAGTACCCGATGGGCTCAGCAATACTGATTCTGTGTTTTCCGTAAATCTGCTCTTTCTTTTTTAA
- the rplI gene encoding 50S ribosomal protein L9, with translation MQVILLDKIGNLGALGDTVNVKSGYARNYLIPQNKAVMATKSNVEMFEARRAELEAKVAEQLAASQARAEKVNALEAVVIASKAGDEGKLFGSIGTRDIADAVTAAGVEIAKSEVRLPEGALRNTGEFEVSVQLHSEVFATVNLQVVPAE, from the coding sequence ATGCAAGTTATTCTACTTGATAAAATCGGTAACCTAGGTGCTCTTGGCGATACTGTTAATGTTAAATCTGGTTACGCTCGTAACTACCTTATCCCACAAAATAAGGCAGTAATGGCTACTAAATCTAACGTTGAAATGTTCGAAGCTCGTCGTGCTGAACTAGAAGCTAAAGTTGCTGAGCAACTAGCTGCTTCTCAAGCTCGTGCTGAGAAAGTTAACGCTCTAGAAGCTGTTGTTATCGCATCAAAAGCTGGTGACGAAGGTAAACTATTCGGTTCTATCGGTACTCGTGACATCGCTGACGCTGTTACAGCTGCTGGCGTTGAAATTGCTAAGAGCGAAGTTCGTCTTCCTGAAGGCGCACTACGTAACACTGGTGAGTTCGAAGTAAGCGTTCAACTTCACTCTGAAGTTTTCGCAACTGTGAACCTACAAGTTGTACCTGCAGAGTAA
- the rpsR gene encoding 30S ribosomal protein S18 — MARFFRRRKFCRFTAEGVQEIDYKDVATLKNYITEAGKIVPSRITGTSAKYQRQLARAIKRSRYLALLPYTDKHQ, encoded by the coding sequence ATGGCTCGTTTCTTCCGTCGTCGTAAATTCTGCCGTTTTACTGCAGAAGGCGTACAAGAGATTGATTACAAAGACGTAGCAACTCTTAAAAACTACATCACTGAAGCTGGTAAAATTGTACCTAGCCGTATTACTGGTACTAGCGCTAAATATCAGCGTCAACTAGCTCGTGCAATCAAGCGTTCTCGCTACCTAGCACTACTTCCGTACACTGATAAGCATCAGTAA
- the priB gene encoding primosomal replication protein N produces MTNRMDLSGSVTKDSVRTQCPSGISHCQFWLEHRSDVMEAELPRQVYCRMPVVVSGKRSHTLTQELVKGSTIRVSGFVAYQTSQNGLGKLVLHAQDITQI; encoded by the coding sequence ATGACCAATCGAATGGACTTAAGTGGCTCTGTTACTAAAGACTCTGTTCGAACACAATGCCCCTCGGGGATATCACATTGCCAGTTTTGGCTTGAGCATCGCTCAGATGTGATGGAAGCAGAGCTTCCAAGACAGGTTTACTGTCGAATGCCTGTAGTGGTGAGTGGCAAAAGGTCGCACACATTAACTCAAGAACTAGTTAAAGGCAGCACTATCAGGGTAAGTGGCTTTGTCGCTTATCAAACTAGCCAAAATGGCTTAGGAAAACTGGTTTTGCATGCCCAAGATATCACTCAAATTTAA
- the rpsF gene encoding 30S ribosomal protein S6, with translation MRHYEIVFMVHPDQSEQVAGMIERYTGSINEAGGTIHRLEDWGRRQLAYPINKLHKAHYVLMNVEADQAVIDELETAFRYNDAVLRNMIMRTKGAVTEQSIMLKQKEERAERAPRREERTEAKPEASAE, from the coding sequence ATGCGTCATTACGAAATCGTATTCATGGTGCACCCTGATCAAAGCGAGCAAGTTGCTGGCATGATCGAGCGTTACACTGGTTCTATCAACGAAGCTGGCGGTACTATCCACCGTCTAGAAGACTGGGGTCGTCGTCAACTGGCTTACCCAATCAACAAGCTTCATAAAGCTCACTACGTTCTTATGAACGTTGAAGCTGATCAAGCTGTGATCGACGAGCTAGAAACTGCTTTCCGTTATAACGATGCAGTTCTACGCAACATGATCATGCGCACTAAAGGCGCTGTGACTGAGCAATCAATCATGCTTAAGCAAAAAGAAGAGCGTGCAGAGCGTGCTCCTCGTCGCGAAGAGCGTACTGAAGCTAAGCCAGAAGCATCTGCTGAGTAA
- the rlmB gene encoding 23S rRNA (guanosine(2251)-2'-O)-methyltransferase RlmB, with translation MSNEYIYGIHAVKAVLENDPARFIEAFVLKGRQDDRLLPLINQLQAYGVSIQQMGRKALDDKSKGANHQGIIGRVKAAKALNENDLDSIVASNPNPLLLILDGVTDPHNLGACLRNADAAGVAAVIVPKDKSAPLTATVSKVACGAAETVPLVRVTNLARTMRRLQEQNVWIVGTAGEATHDVYQSKLTGSLAIVMGAEGDGMRRLTRETCDDLIKIPMAGSVSSLNVSVASGVCLFEAVRQRQK, from the coding sequence ATGAGTAACGAATATATTTACGGTATCCATGCAGTTAAAGCCGTGCTAGAGAATGATCCAGCACGCTTTATCGAAGCATTTGTATTAAAGGGGCGTCAGGATGACCGTTTGTTACCTTTAATTAACCAACTTCAAGCGTACGGCGTGTCTATCCAACAGATGGGACGCAAAGCACTAGACGATAAATCTAAAGGCGCAAACCACCAAGGCATTATCGGTCGAGTGAAAGCGGCCAAAGCCTTAAACGAAAATGATCTAGATAGCATAGTGGCCTCTAATCCCAACCCGCTGCTACTGATTCTCGATGGTGTCACGGATCCGCATAACCTCGGTGCTTGTCTACGTAATGCTGATGCTGCCGGTGTTGCCGCTGTAATCGTTCCTAAAGATAAATCTGCGCCGTTGACAGCCACAGTGAGTAAAGTCGCTTGTGGTGCAGCAGAAACCGTACCTTTGGTTCGCGTAACTAACCTAGCGCGTACTATGCGCCGTTTACAAGAGCAGAATGTGTGGATTGTGGGTACGGCAGGCGAGGCGACACATGACGTGTACCAAAGCAAACTTACCGGCTCACTAGCGATTGTCATGGGTGCGGAAGGGGATGGCATGCGCCGCCTAACACGCGAAACCTGTGATGACTTGATTAAGATCCCTATGGCCGGTTCTGTATCGAGCCTTAACGTATCTGTCGCGTCAGGTGTTTGTCTATTTGAAGCGGTTAGACAGCGTCAAAAGTAG
- the rnr gene encoding ribonuclease R, which translates to MSDSKSLDPHAAREAKNYENPVPSREFLLSFLEGAGVPMNRNDLFTALELSGEDQYEGLRRRLNAMLRDGQLVFTRRQCFAVPEKLEMIKGHVIGHKDGFGWVRPEGVIGKDHDLVLPFHQMRGIIHGDYVLAQQSGTDKRGRKEARIVRVLEERAMQIVGRFFLEFGQAYVVADDSRIHQDILIPKEHRMGARMGNVVVIEITDRGSRSRGMTGQVVDVLGENLAPGMETQIAIRTHQIPNEWPEEVTQQIASLEEQVPEEAKKGRVDLRELPLVTIDGEDARDFDDAVYCEKKKSGGWRLWVAIADVSHYVRPDSALDKEAINRGNSVYFPSQVVPMLPEVLSNGLCSLNPQVDRLCMVCEMTVSESGKLSGYKHYEAVMNSHARLTYTKVNDILNGDEELNQRYESLVPHLQELHNMYSILKTSRERRGAIEFETVETKFIFNADRKIDRIEPVIRNDAHKLIEECMILANIASASLVEKLKEPALYRIHETPGEQRLTGFKDFLSELGLTLNGGLEPSPTDYADLMQVVIQRPDKELIQTMLLRSMKQAVYNPDNAGHFGLALKRYAHFTSPIRRYPDLLLHRAIKYLIAKQEGRNTDRWTPTGGYHYSFDDMDVFGEQCSMTERRADDATRDVADWLKCEYMQDHVGEELDGVIANVTGFGFFVRLTELHIDGLVHISTLANDYYRYDAISQRLVGESSGQIYRLGDQVKVKVLAVNLNDKQIDFEIVGSNRTPKGKGKTAKKRLLEDAKRFGDKKDAPAKKGRSKRAKTLVEPTVRPDGSTDAKPAAKKSKSQKARKNKARSNKNKARAPKK; encoded by the coding sequence ATGTCCGATTCTAAATCTCTTGACCCCCATGCCGCTCGAGAGGCTAAAAATTACGAGAACCCAGTACCAAGCAGAGAGTTTCTTCTAAGCTTTCTTGAAGGTGCTGGCGTGCCAATGAATCGCAATGACCTATTTACCGCATTAGAGCTTAGCGGTGAAGATCAGTATGAAGGCTTGCGCCGTCGTTTAAATGCCATGTTACGTGATGGCCAATTGGTTTTCACTCGTCGCCAATGTTTTGCGGTTCCTGAAAAATTAGAGATGATTAAAGGCCATGTTATTGGCCATAAAGATGGCTTTGGCTGGGTTCGTCCTGAAGGTGTTATAGGCAAAGATCACGACCTAGTGCTGCCTTTTCATCAAATGCGCGGCATCATTCACGGTGACTACGTGCTCGCTCAGCAGTCCGGTACCGATAAGCGAGGCCGCAAAGAAGCACGTATTGTAAGAGTGCTAGAAGAGCGTGCCATGCAAATTGTTGGACGTTTCTTCCTTGAATTTGGCCAAGCGTATGTTGTGGCCGACGACTCTCGAATCCACCAAGATATTCTTATTCCTAAAGAGCACCGAATGGGTGCTCGTATGGGCAATGTCGTTGTTATTGAAATAACAGACAGAGGCAGTCGCTCTCGAGGCATGACAGGGCAAGTTGTTGACGTACTCGGTGAAAATTTAGCACCGGGCATGGAAACGCAAATTGCCATCCGTACTCATCAAATACCTAATGAATGGCCAGAAGAAGTCACTCAGCAAATTGCCTCATTAGAAGAGCAGGTGCCAGAAGAGGCGAAAAAGGGACGTGTCGATTTAAGAGAGTTACCATTGGTTACCATTGATGGTGAAGACGCTCGAGATTTTGATGATGCCGTATATTGTGAAAAGAAAAAAAGCGGTGGTTGGCGCTTATGGGTGGCTATTGCCGATGTCAGCCATTATGTTCGCCCTGACTCCGCTTTAGATAAAGAAGCCATTAACCGCGGTAACTCTGTGTATTTCCCTTCTCAGGTTGTGCCTATGCTACCGGAGGTGTTGTCTAACGGCTTGTGTTCTCTCAACCCTCAAGTTGATCGCCTATGTATGGTATGTGAAATGACGGTATCGGAAAGCGGTAAGCTTTCTGGTTATAAGCATTATGAAGCAGTGATGAACTCTCACGCTCGTTTAACCTATACCAAGGTGAACGATATTCTCAATGGTGATGAAGAGCTGAATCAACGTTATGAGTCTTTAGTGCCTCATTTGCAAGAATTGCACAATATGTACAGCATACTCAAAACGTCTCGCGAGCGTCGTGGTGCAATAGAGTTTGAAACGGTAGAAACCAAATTTATCTTTAATGCTGATAGAAAAATTGACCGTATTGAACCTGTCATTCGTAACGATGCGCATAAGCTGATTGAAGAGTGTATGATCTTAGCGAACATTGCCTCTGCTTCTTTAGTTGAAAAACTGAAAGAGCCTGCACTGTATCGCATCCATGAAACTCCAGGGGAGCAAAGACTCACCGGTTTTAAAGATTTCTTGAGTGAGTTGGGTTTAACCTTAAATGGTGGTTTAGAACCATCGCCAACCGATTATGCTGATCTGATGCAAGTGGTGATTCAGCGTCCGGATAAAGAGCTTATCCAGACAATGCTACTACGTTCAATGAAGCAAGCGGTGTATAATCCAGACAATGCGGGTCACTTTGGTCTAGCATTAAAGCGTTATGCGCACTTCACCTCACCTATTCGTCGTTATCCCGATTTGTTATTGCATCGCGCAATTAAGTACTTAATTGCAAAACAAGAAGGGCGTAATACGGATCGATGGACCCCAACAGGCGGTTACCATTATTCTTTCGATGATATGGATGTGTTTGGTGAGCAATGTTCCATGACCGAACGCCGCGCTGATGACGCCACCCGTGATGTTGCCGACTGGCTCAAGTGTGAATACATGCAAGATCATGTTGGTGAAGAGTTAGACGGTGTAATTGCCAATGTGACGGGCTTTGGTTTCTTTGTTCGATTAACCGAGCTACATATCGATGGCTTGGTTCATATATCGACATTAGCGAACGACTACTATCGCTATGATGCCATCAGTCAGCGTTTAGTCGGTGAAAGTTCAGGTCAAATCTATCGTCTTGGTGATCAGGTTAAGGTGAAAGTATTAGCCGTGAACCTAAACGACAAACAAATTGATTTTGAAATAGTAGGCAGTAATCGTACTCCGAAAGGCAAAGGTAAAACGGCGAAAAAACGTTTGTTAGAAGATGCAAAACGTTTTGGCGACAAAAAAGACGCCCCTGCAAAGAAAGGGCGCTCTAAACGAGCTAAAACTCTGGTCGAGCCTACTGTACGTCCTGATGGCAGTACAGATGCTAAGCCTGCAGCCAAAAAGTCAAAATCGCAAAAAGCCAGAAAAAATAAAGCACGTAGCAATAAGAACAAAGCTCGCGCTCCTAAGAAATAA
- the nsrR gene encoding nitric oxide-sensing transcriptional repressor NsrR produces the protein MQITSFTDYAIRTLIYLASLKDDELTNITKVSEVFDISRNHMVKIVNKLGQKGFIKTIRGKNGGIRLNQPVDKINIGNVVRELEPLMVINCSPEFCHITPACRLKSYLHQAKEAFLQELDKCHLNDLVGDNSQLMILLSKG, from the coding sequence ATGCAAATTACTAGCTTTACGGATTATGCTATTCGAACACTCATATACTTAGCCTCCCTTAAAGATGATGAACTCACTAATATCACTAAAGTAAGCGAAGTATTTGATATATCGCGTAACCATATGGTGAAGATCGTAAATAAGCTTGGTCAAAAGGGATTCATAAAAACGATTCGTGGTAAGAATGGTGGGATTAGGCTTAATCAACCGGTAGATAAAATAAATATTGGCAATGTGGTGAGAGAGTTAGAACCGTTGATGGTGATTAACTGTTCTCCCGAGTTCTGCCATATCACCCCCGCTTGCCGCTTGAAAAGTTACCTTCACCAAGCCAAAGAAGCCTTTTTGCAAGAGTTAGATAAATGCCATCTAAATGACTTAGTGGGCGATAATTCACAATTAATGATTCTTTTATCTAAAGGTTAG
- a CDS encoding adenylosuccinate synthase, protein MGNNVVVLGTQWGDEGKGKIVDLLTEDAKYVVRYQGGHNAGHTLVIDGKKTVLHLIPSGILRDNVKCIIGNGVVLSPDALLNEMKPLEERGIPVSERLFISEACPLILPYHIAIDQAREIALGKKAIGTTGRGIGPAYEDKVARRSLRVGDLFDKVAFAEKLKEVLAYHNFQLEHFYKVEPVSYDEVLEQAMGYADLLTSMVIDVTDELDAARKRGDKIMFEGAQGTLLDIDHGTYPYVTSSNTTAGGVAAGSGFGPRHIGYILGIAKAYCTRVGSGPFPTELYDGVEQQDPIGKHLGEVGHEFGATTGRLRRTGWFDAVAMRRAVQLNSISGFCLTKLDVLDGLEELKICTGYKMKDGSVLEVSPMSAEAFEEATPIYETMPGWSEKTYGATSLDALPQAALDYIKRIEELTGVPIDIISTGPDRNETMIKVHPFAS, encoded by the coding sequence ATGGGAAATAACGTAGTTGTTTTAGGCACCCAATGGGGTGACGAGGGTAAAGGTAAAATCGTTGACCTTTTAACTGAAGATGCGAAGTATGTTGTACGCTACCAAGGCGGACACAATGCAGGCCACACTCTAGTTATTGACGGTAAGAAAACCGTTCTTCACTTAATTCCATCAGGTATCCTGCGTGATAATGTGAAATGCATTATTGGCAACGGTGTTGTACTTTCTCCTGATGCACTTCTGAACGAAATGAAACCTCTTGAAGAGCGTGGCATTCCGGTTAGTGAGCGCCTATTTATTTCAGAAGCTTGTCCATTAATTCTTCCTTACCATATCGCTATCGATCAGGCTCGCGAAATCGCGCTTGGTAAAAAAGCAATTGGTACAACTGGTCGTGGTATCGGTCCAGCGTATGAAGATAAAGTAGCTCGTCGCAGTCTACGTGTTGGCGATCTATTTGATAAAGTTGCATTTGCTGAAAAACTAAAAGAAGTATTGGCTTACCATAACTTCCAACTAGAGCATTTCTATAAAGTTGAACCAGTAAGTTACGATGAAGTTCTTGAGCAAGCTATGGGCTATGCAGATCTTCTAACTTCAATGGTGATTGATGTTACTGACGAACTAGACGCGGCACGTAAACGTGGCGATAAAATCATGTTCGAAGGTGCTCAAGGTACACTTCTAGATATTGACCACGGTACTTACCCGTACGTAACCTCTTCTAACACAACCGCTGGTGGTGTTGCTGCAGGTTCTGGTTTTGGTCCTCGTCACATTGGTTACATCTTAGGTATTGCGAAAGCTTACTGTACTCGCGTTGGTTCAGGTCCATTCCCAACTGAGTTGTATGACGGTGTGGAACAGCAAGATCCAATCGGCAAACACTTAGGTGAAGTTGGCCATGAATTTGGTGCAACAACGGGTCGTCTACGTCGTACTGGTTGGTTTGATGCTGTTGCTATGCGTCGTGCGGTTCAATTGAACTCAATCTCAGGTTTCTGTCTAACTAAACTTGACGTACTTGATGGCCTAGAAGAACTGAAAATTTGTACTGGTTACAAAATGAAAGACGGTTCTGTACTAGAAGTCTCTCCAATGTCTGCTGAAGCATTCGAAGAAGCGACACCAATTTACGAAACTATGCCTGGTTGGTCTGAAAAAACTTATGGTGCGACGTCTCTTGACGCATTACCACAAGCGGCTCTTGACTACATCAAACGTATTGAAGAGTTAACTGGTGTGCCTATTGATATCATCTCTACGGGTCCTGACCGTAACGAGACAATGATCAAGGTCCATCCTTTCGCTTCTTAA
- a CDS encoding DUF2065 domain-containing protein, translating into MSQGIWIAFGLLLVLEGIGPLLAPNAWRNMMAQLSQQPDNQLRRLGGCLVVAGAVITFMLL; encoded by the coding sequence ATGTCTCAGGGAATTTGGATAGCTTTTGGTTTGCTTTTAGTTTTGGAAGGTATCGGCCCGTTACTCGCGCCTAATGCTTGGCGTAACATGATGGCGCAATTAAGTCAGCAGCCCGATAATCAGTTACGTCGACTCGGTGGCTGCTTGGTTGTCGCGGGGGCGGTAATCACCTTTATGTTGCTGTGA
- the hflC gene encoding protease modulator HflC has protein sequence MRKLMIPVVVVIIALLLMSVFVVPEGERGIVVRFGRILKDNNEMSRIYEPGLHFKMPLFDNVKRLDARIQTMDGRSDRFVTSEKKDVIIDSYVKWRIEDFGQYYLATGGGNALTAQALLERKVTDVLRAEIGSREIKQIVSGPRNKAILPDESELDDTVSEAARAAVEIDGERDKIMSVVLDDTRQSAMDDLGVRVVDFRMKKINLPDEISESIYRRMRAERESVARKHRSQGREKAEIIRAQAELEVATVLAEADRTARVTRGDADAKAAKIYSDAYNKDPEFYSFVRSLRAYEKSFSEKSDIMVLDPKSDFFRFMNDSSGAPRK, from the coding sequence ATGCGTAAGTTAATGATCCCTGTAGTAGTGGTTATCATCGCACTATTGTTGATGTCGGTATTTGTGGTCCCAGAAGGTGAGCGCGGTATCGTGGTTCGATTTGGTCGTATCTTGAAAGATAACAATGAAATGTCTCGTATCTACGAGCCTGGACTGCATTTCAAAATGCCATTATTTGATAACGTTAAGCGTTTAGATGCGCGTATTCAAACAATGGATGGCCGTTCTGACCGTTTCGTAACTTCTGAGAAAAAAGACGTTATCATTGATTCATACGTGAAATGGCGTATTGAAGATTTCGGTCAATATTACCTAGCAACCGGTGGCGGTAATGCACTAACAGCGCAAGCGCTATTAGAGCGTAAAGTTACCGATGTGCTTCGTGCTGAAATCGGTTCTCGTGAGATCAAGCAGATTGTTTCGGGCCCTCGCAACAAAGCGATATTACCGGATGAGTCCGAGCTAGATGATACCGTTTCAGAAGCAGCACGTGCCGCCGTTGAAATTGACGGTGAGCGTGACAAAATCATGTCAGTGGTTTTAGACGATACCCGTCAAAGTGCTATGGATGACTTAGGTGTTCGCGTAGTTGATTTCCGAATGAAGAAAATCAACCTACCGGATGAAATCTCTGAATCAATCTACCGTCGTATGCGTGCTGAACGTGAGTCAGTGGCTCGTAAGCACCGTTCGCAAGGTCGTGAGAAAGCAGAAATCATCCGTGCTCAAGCTGAGCTAGAAGTGGCTACGGTACTAGCAGAAGCAGATAGAACAGCTCGAGTTACTCGAGGTGATGCAGATGCGAAAGCCGCGAAGATTTATTCTGATGCGTACAATAAAGACCCAGAGTTCTACAGCTTTGTGCGTTCTTTACGTGCCTATGAGAAATCCTTCTCTGAGAAAAGCGACATTATGGTCCTTGATCCTAAGAGTGACTTCTTCCGCTTTATGAATGATTCAAGTGGTGCACCACGTAAGTAA
- the hflK gene encoding FtsH protease activity modulator HflK produces MAWNEPGNNNGNNGRDNDPWGNNDRGKQQSGGRNQGPPDLDEVFNKLSQKLGGKFGKRGGGSSSTGGGAMGFGLIALIAIVIWFASGFYTVGEAERGVVLRLGKYDRIVEPGLNWRPRFVDEVTTVNVEAIRALQASGLMLTKDENVVTVGMGVQYRVSDPYKYLYRVTNADDSLRQATDSALRAVIGDSLMDSILTSGRQQIRQSTQETLNSIIDGYDMGILIVDVNFQSARPPEQVKDSFDDAIAAREDEERFIREAEAYKNEILPKATGRAERLKKEALGYSERIVNEAFGQVAQFEKLLPEYQAAPEVTRNRLYLDTMEEVYSNTSKVLIDSESSGNLLYLPIDKLAGQEGSSTKRANKSSSTYDKIELDADKAAQTSTPATDSRSTTTTRQGRY; encoded by the coding sequence ATGGCGTGGAACGAGCCTGGAAATAATAATGGAAACAATGGCCGCGATAATGACCCTTGGGGTAATAATGATCGTGGCAAACAGCAATCCGGTGGTCGCAACCAAGGACCACCAGATTTAGACGAAGTGTTTAATAAGCTGAGTCAAAAGCTGGGTGGAAAATTTGGTAAACGTGGTGGTGGTTCATCCTCTACCGGTGGCGGTGCAATGGGCTTTGGTCTGATTGCTCTTATTGCCATTGTGATTTGGTTTGCTTCTGGTTTCTATACCGTAGGCGAAGCCGAGCGTGGTGTAGTACTACGTCTGGGTAAATATGATCGCATCGTTGAACCTGGTCTAAACTGGCGTCCACGCTTTGTGGATGAAGTAACAACAGTCAACGTTGAAGCTATTCGTGCTTTGCAAGCTTCTGGTTTGATGCTAACAAAAGATGAAAACGTTGTTACAGTTGGCATGGGTGTTCAATATCGAGTTTCTGACCCGTATAAATATTTGTATCGTGTGACTAATGCTGATGACAGTTTGCGTCAAGCAACCGACTCTGCACTTCGTGCGGTAATTGGTGACTCACTAATGGACAGTATTTTAACCAGTGGTCGTCAGCAAATTCGTCAAAGCACTCAAGAAACATTAAATAGCATCATCGATGGCTATGATATGGGTATCTTGATTGTAGACGTCAACTTCCAATCCGCACGTCCGCCAGAGCAAGTGAAAGACTCGTTCGATGACGCTATCGCTGCGCGAGAAGATGAAGAGCGTTTCATCCGTGAAGCTGAAGCATACAAAAACGAAATTTTGCCTAAGGCAACAGGTCGTGCAGAACGTTTGAAGAAAGAAGCACTGGGTTATAGTGAGCGCATCGTGAATGAAGCGTTTGGTCAAGTCGCTCAATTCGAAAAACTACTCCCTGAATATCAGGCGGCTCCAGAGGTGACTCGAAACCGTTTGTATTTAGATACAATGGAAGAAGTTTACTCGAATACGTCTAAAGTACTGATTGATTCTGAATCAAGCGGTAACCTACTTTACTTGCCAATTGATAAATTAGCGGGTCAAGAAGGTTCATCAACTAAGCGTGCGAATAAATCGTCTTCAACTTACGATAAAATAGAGTTAGATGCCGATAAAGCAGCGCAAACGTCAACACCCGCTACGGACTCTCGTTCAACTACAACCACTCGTCAAGGGAGATACTAG